Proteins encoded together in one Impatiens glandulifera chromosome 1, dImpGla2.1, whole genome shotgun sequence window:
- the LOC124922153 gene encoding membrane steroid-binding protein 2-like yields MGLYSTLTDFIGAYTGLSPAAFFTILAIMFVAYKVVCGMFVAATDYSAVQRENAYALRDPVQMGDVTEEELRSYDGSDSQKPLLMAIKGQIFDVSRSRMFYGPGGPYALFAGRDASRALALMSFDEKDLTGNIEGLGESELEVLLDWELKFKEKYVQVGQLVGEKKNEDEKTENKGNNIDNSSIES; encoded by the exons GCGGCATTCTTCACGATATTAGCCATAATGTTTGTTGCTTACAAGGTTGTTTGCGGAATGTTCGTGGCGGCAACCGATTACTCCGCCGTCCAGCGTGAGAACGCCTACGCTCTTCGCGATCCCGTTCAAATGGGTGACGTTACCGAGGAGGAACTCCGATCATACGATGGATCTGATTCTCAGAAGCCTTTGCTTATGGCTATCAAAGGCCAGATTTTCGATGTATCTCGTTCTAG GATGTTTTATGGACCTGGTGGACCATATGCTTTATTTGCAGGCAGGGATGCAAGCAGAGCCCTAGCTCTCATGTCGTTCGATGAAAAAGACCTAACTGGAAACATTGAGGGTCTCGGTGAATCTGAGCTCGAGGTCTTACTGGACTGGGAATTGAAATTCAAAGAGAAATATGTTCAAGTTGGGCAGCTTGTTGgagagaagaagaatgaagatgaGAAAACCGAAAACAAAGGTAATAATATTGACAATTCCAGTATTGAATCTTGA